In a single window of the Leptospira sanjuanensis genome:
- the rplB gene encoding 50S ribosomal protein L2, whose amino-acid sequence MGIKKFKPVTSASRYKSVLDFKEITETEPYKPLTLTLNYKAGRGEGGKISVRHKGGRVKRKYRIIDFRRRKTDVPAVVKTLEYDPNRSAFISLICYKDGEYSYILAPDGIKVGDTVQSGAGSEIKIGNAMPIGKIPPGTNVHNVELQIGRGGQIARTAGSFGTIAGRDGEYILLKLPSTEVRKVHENCFATVGICSNKDHNLVSIGKAGRSRWLGKRPTVRGVVMNPVDHPHGGGEGRTSGGRHPVSPWGQPTKGYKTRRSTRPSDKFIVQKRKRNRNR is encoded by the coding sequence ATGGGAATCAAAAAGTTTAAACCCGTAACTTCCGCAAGCCGTTATAAATCCGTTCTGGATTTCAAAGAAATCACGGAAACGGAACCGTATAAACCTTTAACCCTTACCCTGAACTACAAAGCGGGTCGAGGAGAGGGCGGAAAAATTTCCGTTCGTCATAAGGGCGGTCGCGTAAAGAGAAAATATCGTATCATCGATTTCAGACGCAGAAAGACCGATGTTCCTGCAGTTGTTAAGACTCTGGAATACGATCCGAATCGTTCCGCATTCATCTCTTTGATCTGTTACAAGGACGGTGAATATTCTTATATTCTCGCTCCGGACGGAATCAAAGTGGGCGACACGGTTCAATCCGGCGCCGGTTCCGAAATTAAAATCGGAAACGCGATGCCGATCGGAAAAATTCCGCCTGGCACAAACGTGCATAACGTGGAACTTCAAATCGGAAGAGGCGGACAAATCGCAAGAACCGCAGGTTCTTTCGGAACGATCGCGGGCCGCGACGGAGAATACATTCTTCTGAAACTTCCTTCGACCGAAGTTCGTAAGGTTCACGAGAATTGTTTCGCAACCGTCGGAATTTGCAGTAATAAAGATCACAACCTGGTTTCCATTGGAAAAGCGGGAAGATCCCGTTGGCTCGGAAAACGCCCAACCGTTCGCGGGGTCGTAATGAACCCTGTGGATCACCCGCATGGTGGTGGTGAGGGTCGTACTTCCGGAGGTCGTCACCCTGTTTCTCCTTGGGGACAACCGACTAAGGGTTACAAAACCAGAAGATCAACTCGTCCGAGCGATAAGTTCATCGTTCAGAAGAGAAAACGGAACAGGAACAGGTAA
- a CDS encoding 50S ribosomal protein L23, translating to MNLQDVILTPVVTEKSQDLETIGANSKKGTRMVKYTVKVHIDANKTLIKEAFKKIFKVTPSAVNIQVFRGKIKRFRNMPAPRPHWKKAVVTFRDGASIDFAKEA from the coding sequence ATGAATCTCCAAGACGTAATTCTTACACCCGTAGTCACAGAAAAGTCTCAGGACCTCGAAACGATCGGAGCAAACAGCAAGAAAGGAACCAGAATGGTAAAATATACCGTTAAGGTTCATATCGACGCGAACAAAACCCTGATCAAAGAAGCGTTCAAAAAGATTTTCAAAGTAACTCCTTCCGCAGTGAACATTCAAGTTTTCAGAGGAAAGATCAAACGTTTCAGAAACATGCCGGCTCCCCGTCCGCACTGGAAAAAAGCAGTAGTGACTTTCCGTGACGGCGCAAGCATCGATTTCGCAAAGGAAGCATAA
- the rplD gene encoding 50S ribosomal protein L4 produces MKAQKYSKEGKLISEIELPSALFESKLSVASIYEAIKAENANLRSGNHATKTRAMVSGGGKKPWSQKGTGRARQGSTRAPHWVGGGTVHGPQKRDYSYKVSSKLKHRAVLSILNKKAQASAVKVIEDLDPKEFSTKAFDSLFKNMNLRNTGVIGFLVQGENDFVKKSVRNIPTVKYINSKRISCRDILYNRNLVITEAALKEMLTQYGAQK; encoded by the coding sequence ATGAAAGCACAGAAGTATTCTAAAGAAGGAAAACTGATCTCAGAAATCGAACTTCCTTCCGCACTCTTTGAAAGCAAACTCAGCGTCGCTTCTATTTACGAAGCGATTAAAGCCGAGAATGCGAATCTACGTTCCGGGAATCACGCGACTAAAACTAGAGCGATGGTGTCCGGAGGCGGTAAAAAGCCTTGGTCTCAAAAAGGGACTGGGCGCGCGAGACAAGGTTCTACACGCGCTCCTCATTGGGTCGGCGGGGGAACGGTTCACGGTCCTCAAAAAAGAGACTATTCTTACAAAGTTTCTTCCAAACTCAAACACAGAGCCGTGCTTTCCATTCTGAACAAAAAAGCGCAAGCTTCCGCCGTAAAAGTGATCGAAGATCTCGATCCGAAAGAATTCAGCACGAAGGCTTTCGATTCTTTATTCAAGAATATGAATCTTAGAAATACGGGAGTGATCGGATTCCTCGTTCAAGGCGAGAACGATTTCGTAAAAAAATCGGTTCGTAACATCCCTACCGTAAAATATATCAATTCAAAAAGAATCTCGTGCAGAGACATTCTGTATAACCGCAACCTGGTTATCACCGAAGCCGCTCTGAAAGAGATGCTTACTCAGTATGGAGCGCAGAAATGA
- the rplC gene encoding 50S ribosomal protein L3 yields MAKGLIGKKVGMSQIFDEQGNIIPVTVLEVGPCAVSQVKSVENDGYEAIQLAFQDTKEIQISKAETKHLAKAGLGPKRVLREFRDFGDSPAAGGVLKIQDVFTVSDVVKVTGVSKGRGYQGVVKRHGHAGGPGAHGSRFHRHPGSMGANSTPSRVFKGVKLPGRTGSQQTTVRNLKVVRINEEKNLVFVSGSVPGTANTVITIEKI; encoded by the coding sequence ATGGCAAAGGGATTAATCGGCAAAAAAGTTGGAATGTCTCAGATCTTTGACGAACAAGGAAATATTATTCCTGTAACTGTATTGGAAGTCGGTCCCTGCGCCGTTTCCCAAGTCAAGTCTGTTGAAAACGACGGATACGAAGCGATTCAATTAGCATTCCAAGATACAAAAGAAATTCAGATCTCCAAAGCGGAAACCAAACACCTCGCGAAAGCGGGCCTTGGTCCAAAAAGAGTTTTGAGAGAATTCCGCGATTTCGGAGATTCCCCTGCGGCAGGCGGCGTTCTGAAAATTCAGGATGTATTCACCGTTTCCGACGTGGTAAAAGTTACCGGAGTCAGCAAAGGAAGAGGATACCAAGGGGTTGTAAAACGCCATGGACACGCGGGTGGACCGGGTGCTCACGGTTCCCGTTTTCACAGACATCCAGGTTCCATGGGAGCGAACTCAACTCCTTCTCGGGTTTTTAAAGGCGTGAAGCTTCCCGGAAGAACAGGTTCCCAACAAACTACGGTTCGGAATTTGAAAGTAGTCCGGATCAACGAAGAAAAGAACCTCGTGTTCGTAAGCGGGTCAGTTCCCGGCACGGCAAACACAGTCATTACGATCGAAAAGATCTAA
- the rpsJ gene encoding 30S ribosomal protein S10: protein MAGQKIRVKLKAFDHRLIDQSTYEIVATAKRTGATVSGPIPLPTKKEIYTVLRSPHVNKKSREQFELKTHKRLIDILDTNEDTVEALMKLQLPAGVSVDIKS from the coding sequence ATGGCCGGACAAAAGATTAGAGTAAAACTGAAAGCGTTCGACCATAGGTTGATTGACCAATCGACCTATGAGATCGTAGCAACTGCGAAAAGGACCGGAGCGACTGTCTCCGGCCCGATTCCTCTTCCTACTAAGAAAGAGATCTATACGGTTCTGCGTTCTCCGCACGTGAACAAAAAATCCAGAGAGCAGTTTGAATTAAAAACACACAAACGGCTCATCGATATCCTGGATACGAATGAAGACACTGTAGAGGCGCTGATGAAACTTCAGCTTCCTGCAGGGGTATCCGTAGATATCAAATCCTGA
- the tuf gene encoding elongation factor Tu, with protein sequence MAKEKFDRSKPHLNVGTIGHVDHGKTTLTAAITTTLAKAIGGKNKAVAYDQIDNAPEEKARGITIATSHQEYETANRHYAHVDCPGHADYVKNMITGAAQMDAAILVVSATDGPMPQTKEHILLARQVGVPYVIVFINKADMLAADERAEMIEMVEMDVRDLLNKYNFPGDTTPIVYGSAVKALEGDESEIGMPAILKLMEALDTFVPNPKRVTDKPFLMPVEDVFSITGRGTVATGRVEQGVLKVNDEVEIIGIRPTTKTVVTGIEMFRKLLDQAEAGDNIGALLRGTKKEDIERGQVLAKPGSITPHKKFAAEVYVLTKDEGGRHTPFINNYRPQFYFRTTDVTGVCNLPNGVEMVMPGDNVSLTVELISPIAMDKGLKFAIREGGRTIGSGVVADIIE encoded by the coding sequence ATGGCTAAAGAAAAGTTTGATAGGTCTAAACCTCACTTAAACGTAGGAACAATTGGTCACGTGGATCACGGTAAAACGACCCTGACGGCAGCTATTACTACTACACTTGCAAAAGCTATCGGTGGTAAGAACAAAGCTGTTGCTTATGACCAAATTGATAACGCTCCGGAAGAAAAAGCTCGTGGAATCACCATCGCTACTTCTCACCAGGAATATGAAACTGCTAACCGTCACTACGCACACGTAGACTGTCCTGGTCACGCCGACTATGTGAAGAACATGATCACCGGCGCGGCTCAGATGGACGCGGCAATCCTCGTTGTATCTGCAACCGACGGACCAATGCCGCAAACGAAAGAACACATCCTTCTTGCTCGTCAGGTAGGGGTTCCTTACGTGATCGTATTCATCAACAAAGCGGACATGCTTGCAGCTGATGAAAGAGCTGAAATGATCGAAATGGTTGAAATGGACGTTCGCGACCTGCTCAACAAATACAACTTCCCAGGCGATACTACTCCTATCGTTTACGGTTCCGCAGTGAAAGCTCTGGAAGGCGACGAATCCGAAATCGGAATGCCTGCAATTCTTAAACTGATGGAAGCTCTGGACACTTTCGTTCCGAATCCAAAACGCGTTACTGATAAGCCTTTCCTTATGCCTGTGGAAGACGTTTTCTCGATCACCGGTCGTGGAACCGTTGCAACAGGAAGAGTTGAACAAGGCGTTCTTAAAGTGAACGACGAAGTTGAAATCATCGGTATCCGCCCGACTACTAAAACAGTAGTAACCGGAATCGAAATGTTCAGAAAACTTCTCGATCAAGCTGAAGCTGGTGACAACATCGGCGCTCTTCTTCGTGGAACTAAAAAAGAAGACATCGAAAGAGGACAAGTTCTCGCGAAGCCGGGTTCTATCACTCCTCACAAAAAGTTTGCCGCTGAGGTTTACGTTTTAACTAAGGATGAAGGCGGACGTCACACTCCGTTCATCAACAACTACCGTCCTCAGTTCTACTTCAGAACGACTGACGTTACCGGTGTTTGTAACCTTCCTAACGGTGTTGAGATGGTTATGCCTGGTGATAACGTTTCTCTGACAGTTGAATTGATCAGCCCGATCGCAATGGATAAAGGTCTCAAGTTCGCAATTCGCGAAGGCGGAAGAACCATCGGATCCGGCGTTGTCGCGGACATCATCGAGTAA
- a CDS encoding elongation factor G-like protein, with product MQILNIGIFAHIDAGKTTLLERILFETGRIRRPGTIEEGTTESDYLQEEIERGISIQSTLARVFWPNAKEPKVLFQFLDNPGHLDFQSQTSASLVVADLGIVLIDAFEGLKSQTLQNVEWLRKRKIPILFFLNKLDRKGIDITDSLVDLEAVLGKEPILLWKEGGEFSLLQERSSDQSLLPLLEWDGDLSEQYLQNPDRLAELARKGFARGFWKEEFFPVLGGAALHGDGVRELLRCLELLSESFRPELRPEEELGIAFKRELHPDLGRIVYVLVLQEFPQNQKFWSATSQGKLDSLHYISTRDIEEADRVFAREIIVVPELESIQPGDVLYSSPQKEYRSELAPIRKQFQILIEPETDEHRDSLWKALQLLVWMDEGLEIKILPETGQIQLSGLGELHLEVSLSRLKEFYSHKINVSGIKVARFELWKKMAIQGEFQHTAFDQKISSGLVQASLVSSNSFSRDVRFETKITETLEEAITSAFYEVVAKGSKGEEVLGLDLIVHRYDPPDLSNETSSLVKVAVIKGLKDIIRQHTELIGPLSILEILIPDSSLGDVLAVLSKRSAKISDVISVGDGKSLVHAKASTENLLGFASVLRNMTQGRGVLSLDSLFDSEHYYVITLVDSR from the coding sequence ATGCAAATCTTAAACATAGGAATCTTCGCTCATATCGACGCAGGCAAGACGACCCTCTTGGAAAGAATTCTTTTCGAGACGGGAAGAATTCGTCGACCGGGAACGATCGAAGAAGGTACGACCGAATCGGATTATCTGCAGGAAGAAATCGAGCGCGGAATTTCCATTCAGTCCACTCTTGCGCGCGTGTTCTGGCCGAACGCGAAAGAACCCAAGGTCTTATTTCAATTTTTGGACAATCCGGGGCATCTCGATTTTCAAAGTCAGACGAGCGCTTCTCTCGTAGTCGCCGATCTCGGGATTGTGTTGATCGACGCGTTTGAAGGCCTCAAGTCGCAGACGCTGCAAAACGTGGAGTGGCTCCGCAAACGCAAAATTCCGATTTTATTCTTCTTAAACAAATTGGATCGAAAAGGAATCGATATCACCGACTCGCTCGTGGATCTCGAGGCGGTCCTCGGCAAAGAGCCGATTCTCCTTTGGAAAGAAGGCGGAGAATTTTCCTTGCTTCAAGAACGCAGTTCCGACCAATCCCTGCTTCCGCTGCTCGAATGGGATGGCGATTTGTCGGAACAATATCTGCAAAATCCCGATCGTCTTGCGGAATTGGCTCGTAAGGGATTTGCTCGAGGTTTTTGGAAAGAAGAGTTCTTTCCGGTTCTGGGGGGAGCCGCTTTGCACGGGGACGGGGTGCGGGAACTCCTCCGTTGTCTGGAACTTTTATCGGAATCCTTTCGGCCGGAGTTACGACCCGAGGAGGAATTGGGAATCGCCTTTAAACGAGAACTTCATCCGGATCTGGGAAGAATCGTGTATGTCCTTGTGTTGCAGGAGTTCCCACAAAATCAGAAATTCTGGTCCGCTACTTCACAAGGGAAGCTGGATTCCCTGCATTATATTTCCACAAGAGACATAGAAGAGGCGGACCGCGTTTTTGCCCGGGAAATCATCGTAGTTCCCGAACTGGAGTCGATTCAACCGGGAGACGTTCTGTATTCTTCCCCGCAAAAAGAATACCGGTCGGAACTCGCTCCGATTCGAAAACAGTTTCAAATCCTCATTGAACCCGAAACGGACGAACACAGGGACTCGCTTTGGAAGGCTCTGCAGCTTCTGGTTTGGATGGACGAAGGACTGGAAATCAAAATTCTCCCGGAAACGGGGCAGATACAGCTTTCCGGACTCGGAGAATTGCACTTGGAAGTCTCTTTATCCCGTCTGAAAGAATTCTATTCTCACAAAATCAATGTAAGCGGGATAAAAGTTGCAAGGTTTGAGCTTTGGAAAAAAATGGCCATACAGGGTGAATTTCAGCATACCGCGTTTGATCAAAAAATCTCAAGCGGACTGGTGCAGGCCTCTCTGGTTAGCTCTAACAGCTTCTCCAGGGATGTGCGCTTTGAAACTAAGATTACTGAAACTCTAGAAGAGGCCATTACATCAGCTTTTTATGAAGTAGTGGCGAAAGGATCCAAGGGGGAAGAAGTTCTCGGCTTGGATTTGATCGTTCATCGATACGATCCACCGGATCTATCCAACGAAACTTCTTCACTTGTAAAAGTAGCCGTCATCAAAGGCTTAAAAGACATAATTCGACAACACACCGAATTGATCGGTCCGTTATCCATATTAGAAATTTTGATACCGGATTCTTCCTTAGGCGATGTGCTTGCGGTTCTCTCGAAGAGAAGTGCAAAGATTTCGGATGTGATCTCTGTCGGTGACGGCAAGTCGCTTGTGCACGCAAAGGCTTCTACGGAAAACTTGCTTGGCTTTGCAAGCGTTCTTAGAAATATGACACAGGGAAGGGGTGTTCTGTCTCTGGACTCCCTTTTTGACTCTGAACACTATTACGTAATTACATTAGTCGATTCCCGTTAG
- a CDS encoding helix-turn-helix domain-containing protein gives MNRLLVWKEFSIYSGPSFSTTRHSHFFVQLCIANEGEFRLRGKNGIWRSYRAALIPSGVSHETEKSDRNFTIVLLDPLSFQTGILSKINGTGGEPGIDVSEKFSSEDIQFLLSIFENVSEESKKKFLDFFESKFEISGQDSELSTGNSNIETLNRKSDVDPPSAKKSAAALFRRKEPNVPIDPRILECVEILSSAYDSTSPFEKEISLSELANRVKLSPGRFRHLFREETNITFSGYKLWLKTGKAILSLAGNPELTAAAYEGGFSDQAHFSRIFRRSFGMSPSDFAKKPDRFQVRFFFS, from the coding sequence ATGAATCGATTACTTGTTTGGAAAGAATTTTCAATCTACAGCGGGCCCTCTTTTTCCACCACAAGACACAGTCATTTTTTCGTTCAACTCTGCATCGCAAACGAAGGAGAATTCCGACTTCGGGGCAAAAACGGAATTTGGAGATCGTATCGGGCCGCACTGATTCCGTCGGGCGTCAGTCACGAAACCGAAAAATCCGATCGAAATTTTACGATCGTTTTATTGGATCCATTGTCGTTTCAAACGGGAATCCTCTCTAAGATCAACGGAACCGGAGGAGAACCCGGAATCGACGTAAGCGAGAAATTCTCCTCCGAAGACATTCAATTTTTATTAAGTATTTTCGAAAACGTTTCGGAAGAATCCAAAAAGAAGTTTCTGGATTTTTTCGAAAGTAAATTCGAAATAAGCGGACAAGATTCGGAACTTTCGACCGGAAACTCGAATATCGAAACGTTAAACAGAAAATCCGACGTCGATCCGCCTTCCGCAAAAAAATCGGCCGCCGCATTGTTCAGACGAAAAGAACCGAACGTGCCGATCGATCCGCGAATCCTTGAATGTGTCGAAATTTTGTCTTCCGCATACGATTCCACTTCTCCGTTCGAAAAAGAGATTTCGCTTTCGGAACTCGCGAACCGAGTCAAACTTTCACCGGGTAGATTCCGTCATCTATTTCGGGAAGAAACCAATATTACGTTTTCAGGATATAAACTTTGGCTCAAAACGGGAAAGGCGATTCTCTCCCTAGCCGGGAATCCCGAGCTGACAGCGGCCGCATACGAAGGCGGCTTTTCGGACCAAGCGCATTTTAGCAGAATTTTCAGACGTTCCTTCGGCATGTCTCCTTCGGACTTTGCGAAAAAACCGGACCGATTCCAAGTTCGTTTCTTTTTTTCCTAA
- a CDS encoding MBL fold metallo-hydrolase — translation MRRILSRIGILLCILGTAATTILILYGVFHETERRRVETEWTEKKTPRISSDALGSTERLSILPLVNWHALPGFRGEMGVSYLIRTDHITILFDVGQNTEGENPSPLLYNMQRSGISLSDIDSIFLSHKHFDHVGGKKWERSGTFSLGNEQIGLNGKRIFVPGSITYPGAVPIRIEKPEVLYPGIASIGPISRRLFIGTIDEQALVVNVRGKGLVLISGCGHQTLRKILQRTGNTFSEKIYGIIGDLHYPVPTGRLEKFGINLQKVFASGEGPLKTLQWSDVANDVSILKKLNLSIVGIGGHDSSDETIRLFEDNFGASYRKVLVGKWIHVSPATRN, via the coding sequence ATGAGACGGATTCTAAGTCGGATCGGAATTCTCCTTTGCATTTTAGGAACCGCAGCGACGACGATCTTGATCCTTTACGGGGTATTCCACGAAACGGAACGGAGGCGTGTGGAAACCGAATGGACGGAGAAGAAGACGCCGCGAATTTCCTCCGACGCATTGGGAAGCACCGAGCGACTTTCGATTCTTCCGCTCGTCAACTGGCATGCCCTTCCCGGCTTTCGAGGAGAAATGGGAGTTTCCTATCTGATTCGCACGGACCATATTACGATTCTTTTCGACGTCGGACAAAATACGGAAGGGGAGAATCCTTCTCCTCTTCTTTACAACATGCAACGGTCCGGCATTTCACTTTCGGACATCGACTCGATTTTCCTTTCTCACAAACACTTTGACCACGTGGGCGGAAAAAAATGGGAACGCAGCGGAACCTTCTCCTTAGGAAACGAACAGATCGGGTTAAACGGAAAGAGAATATTCGTCCCCGGGTCGATCACCTATCCGGGAGCGGTTCCGATACGAATCGAAAAACCGGAGGTCCTGTATCCCGGAATTGCGAGTATCGGTCCGATTTCAAGAAGATTGTTTATAGGCACGATCGACGAACAGGCGTTAGTCGTAAACGTGCGCGGGAAGGGCCTCGTGCTCATATCCGGATGCGGTCATCAAACACTTCGAAAAATTCTGCAACGTACCGGGAATACGTTTTCGGAGAAAATCTACGGAATCATAGGCGACTTACATTATCCGGTTCCGACGGGACGACTGGAAAAATTCGGAATCAATCTGCAAAAGGTTTTCGCCTCTGGAGAAGGTCCTCTAAAAACATTACAATGGTCCGACGTCGCAAACGACGTAAGTATATTAAAAAAATTGAATCTATCTATCGTGGGAATCGGAGGTCACGACTCAAGCGACGAGACGATTCGTCTTTTCGAGGATAATTTCGGAGCTTCCTACCGGAAGGTTTTGGTCGGGAAGTGGATTCACGTTTCTCCGGCGACGCGGAACTAA
- a CDS encoding YeiH family protein, with amino-acid sequence MFAIYDRIVSFFDEVYKTPNDRMRSGISAFGFVFGILLAAAIGWAANRLVLWTGNTTLSPLFVGMIGGIIVANCFGIKDSLLPGIGFASRGLLRFSVVLLGFRITLQELVGIGPLGYFTLTAIVIATFIFTYWISEKGFGLKPSVSFLIAAGCSICGASAISATANVVKSESHETAVAVGTVTILGMSFLLLEPILFQSGLLVGLDSDSFGFFVGTTIHEVAQAVAAGFALNENSGKIATIVKMGRVVLLAPLLLGLGLLFRLRKANGSDSDKGERKVNVPGFVWGFLATIVIHSLIPISNEVGTHIRSINDLFMLIALTAIGLDTKVLHLKKLGWKPVAAAGLASLFLLILGWIGAIFVFREM; translated from the coding sequence ATGTTCGCGATTTATGATAGGATCGTTTCCTTTTTTGACGAAGTTTATAAAACTCCGAACGATCGAATGCGGTCCGGTATTTCCGCATTCGGGTTCGTCTTCGGAATCCTTCTCGCTGCCGCTATCGGATGGGCGGCAAACCGGTTGGTTTTATGGACGGGAAACACGACACTTTCTCCGCTATTCGTCGGTATGATCGGCGGGATCATCGTCGCGAATTGTTTCGGAATCAAGGATTCTCTCTTACCCGGAATCGGATTCGCGTCACGCGGCTTGCTCCGGTTCTCCGTCGTTCTTCTCGGCTTCCGAATCACCTTGCAAGAATTAGTTGGAATCGGCCCTCTCGGTTACTTTACCTTGACGGCGATCGTCATCGCGACGTTTATTTTTACTTACTGGATTTCGGAGAAAGGCTTCGGGCTAAAACCTTCGGTCTCGTTTCTGATTGCCGCAGGTTGTTCGATTTGCGGAGCTTCGGCGATTTCGGCCACGGCGAACGTCGTCAAATCGGAAAGTCACGAGACGGCAGTCGCGGTCGGAACGGTGACGATTCTTGGGATGTCGTTTTTATTGTTGGAACCGATTCTTTTCCAATCGGGACTTTTGGTCGGACTGGATTCAGATTCGTTCGGTTTTTTTGTGGGAACTACCATACACGAGGTCGCTCAAGCGGTCGCGGCGGGTTTCGCTCTCAATGAAAACAGCGGAAAAATCGCCACAATCGTAAAAATGGGAAGAGTGGTTTTACTGGCTCCCCTCCTCTTGGGACTCGGCTTGTTGTTTCGTTTGCGTAAAGCGAACGGTAGTGATTCCGACAAAGGCGAGAGAAAAGTGAACGTTCCCGGCTTCGTCTGGGGATTTTTAGCAACGATCGTAATTCATTCTTTGATTCCGATTTCGAACGAAGTAGGAACTCATATTCGATCCATAAACGATTTGTTTATGTTGATCGCTCTGACCGCAATTGGCTTGGATACAAAAGTTTTGCATTTAAAAAAGTTAGGATGGAAACCGGTGGCGGCGGCGGGCTTGGCATCTTTGTTCTTGCTGATCCTTGGCTGGATCGGGGCTATTTTCGTATTCCGTGAAATGTAA
- the rpsG gene encoding 30S ribosomal protein S7 — protein MSRRRGKVEPRKITPDPVYKDVQVAKFINCLMLSGEKSVAERLFYDALEIIQKKTGNDPYTTFREALENAKPQVEVKSRRVGGVTYQVPIEVRPERRLALGIRWLIRYSRDRNEKGMAAKLAAEFIEAQKGTGSAIKKKEDIRKMAEANKAFSHYRW, from the coding sequence ATGTCTAGAAGAAGAGGAAAAGTCGAGCCCCGGAAAATTACTCCGGATCCGGTTTATAAAGACGTTCAAGTTGCGAAGTTCATCAACTGTCTGATGCTCAGCGGAGAAAAGTCCGTCGCTGAAAGATTGTTCTATGATGCGCTCGAAATCATTCAGAAAAAAACAGGAAACGATCCTTATACAACGTTCCGTGAAGCATTAGAAAATGCTAAACCACAAGTGGAAGTAAAATCCAGAAGAGTGGGCGGTGTTACGTATCAAGTTCCTATCGAAGTTCGCCCGGAAAGAAGATTGGCCCTCGGTATCCGTTGGTTGATCCGTTATTCCAGAGACAGAAATGAAAAGGGAATGGCTGCGAAGTTGGCGGCGGAATTCATCGAAGCTCAAAAAGGTACCGGTTCGGCTATCAAGAAAAAAGAAGATATCCGGAAAATGGCGGAAGCGAACAAGGCTTTCTCCCATTATCGCTGGTAA
- the rpsL gene encoding 30S ribosomal protein S12, translating to MPTISQLIRHGRQKQKKRTKSPALKSSPQRRGVCTRVMTFTPKKPNSALRKVARVRLTTGIEVTAYIPGEGHNLQEHNVVLIRGGRVKDLPGVRYHIIRGTLDTLGVDKRRNGRSKYGAKRPKA from the coding sequence ATGCCAACAATCAGTCAATTGATTCGCCACGGCAGGCAAAAGCAGAAGAAGAGAACTAAATCTCCTGCATTAAAGAGCTCTCCTCAAAGAAGAGGAGTTTGTACGAGAGTAATGACGTTTACTCCGAAAAAACCGAACTCGGCTTTAAGAAAAGTCGCAAGGGTTCGTCTAACGACCGGAATCGAAGTTACTGCATATATCCCCGGTGAGGGACATAATCTTCAGGAACACAACGTGGTTCTGATTCGCGGTGGAAGAGTAAAAGACCTTCCAGGGGTTCGTTATCATATCATTCGCGGAACCCTCGACACCTTGGGTGTGGATAAGAGAAGAAACGGTCGCTCCAAATACGGCGCGAAACGTCCTAAGGCTTAA